CGGGCAGGCAGACGGCACATGACGCGTGGGTTGCGGGCTGGTTTCGGCCGGTCCTACCTGCTGATTTACGTTATCCACAGGAGTTATCCACAGGGCACCATCTCGACCTGGGGACAAGTCGACAACGGAACGCGACTCAGTCGACAAATCTCCGTACAGCGGGCAAGTTCGTCCACAGCCCCTGTGGTCACTCTTCGTCCACCCGTTTCCTTGGGCCAATCCTTTGGGGCGACCCTTTTCCACCCGAAAGTGAGCCTGGGGGTGGTTTGACTCGGGAATTCTTCGGCCGGAGGAGACGATTCGGAATGATCGCTTGCGGCATCCACAGATCTTTCGCACAGCCTGTGGATAACTCTTCGGGGCTGTGGAGCCCTGTGGACAACAGGTCCCTCAAGTCCCGTCCCCCGCAAGGAAATCGAGTCAACCGGACGCCCGGTCGATGACCCGTTCCAGGGAGTGAGACGCCTTTTATTGACACACAGGGCAATTCACTCATAACGCAACGTAAGGATCAGTTCGGACACCGCTCGGAATAGTGAGTCGTGTGCCGTCAGTCCGCACCGGTAGCCTTGGCCGCGTGATTGACCTTCGCCTGCTCCGTGAGGACCCCGACCGTGTGCGTGCGTCGCAGCGCGCCCGTGGAGAGGACGTCGCGCTCGTCGACTCCCTCCTGTCTGCCGACGAGCGGCGCAGGTCGTCCGGCGTCCGCTTCGACGAGCTGCGCGCCGAGCAGAAGGCGCTCGGCAAGCTGATCCCCAAGGCCTCGGGGGACGAGAAGGCCGAGCTGCTGAAGAAGGCGAGCCAGCTCGCCGCCGACGTCAAGGCGGCCGACGCCGAGCGCGACGCCGCCGCCGCCGAGACCCAGGAGCTGCTGCTCCGGCTGGGCAACCTCGTCCACCCCGACGTCCCCGTGGGCGGCGAGGAGGACTTCGTCGAGCTGGAGACGCACGGCACGATCCGCGACTTCGGCGCCGAGGGCTTCGAGCCAAAGGACCACCTGGAGCTCGGCCAGCTGCTCGGCGCGATCGACGTCGAGCGCGGTGCGAAGGTCTCCGGCTCGCGCTTCTACTTCCTGACGGGTGTGGGCGCGCTCCTGGAACTGGCGCTGGTGAACGCGGCGATCGCGCAGGCCACGGCCGCCGGTTTCACACCGATGCTGACCCCGGCGCTGGTCCGCCCGCAGTCGATGGCCGGCACCGGCTTCCTCGGCCAGGCCGCCCAGGACGTCTACCACCTCGCCAACGACGACCTCTACCTGGTCGGCACCTCCGAGGTACCCCTCGCCGCGTACCACATGGACGAGATCATCGACGCCGACCGCCTCCCGCTGCGCTACGCGGGCTTCTCGCCCTGCTTCCGCCGCGAGGCCGGCTCGCACGGCAAGGACACACGGGGCATCTTCCGCGTCCACCAGTTCGACAAGGTCGAGATGTTCTCGTACGTCGCCCCGGAGGACTCGCAGGCCGAGCACCAGCGCCTGCTGGAGTGGGAGAAGCAGTGGCTGACGTCGCTGGAGCTGCCGTTCCGCGTCATCGACGTCGCGACCGGTGACCTGGGCTCCTCGGCCGCCCGCAAGTTCGACTGCGAGGCGTGGATCCCGACCCAGGGCAAGTACCGGGAGCTGACGTCGACCTCGGACTGCACGGAGTTCCAGTCCCGCCGCCTGTCGATCCGCTTCCGTGACGGCAAGCAGGTCAAGCCGCTGGCGACGCTCAACGGCACGCTGTGCGCCGTACCGCGCACGATCGTGGCGATCCTGGAGAACCACCAGCAGGCCGACGGGTCGGTCCACGTGCCCGAGGTGCTGCGCCCCTACCTGGGCGGCCGAGAGGTCCTGGAGCCGGTGGCCAAGTGAGCGCCGGTTTCCCCTATCGGCTCATCGCGACCGACCTCGACGGAACGCTCCTGCGGTCCGACGAGTCGGTCTCCCGGCGCACCCGTGAGGCCCTCGCCGCGGCCACGGAGGCCGGTGCCGCGCACATCGTGGTGACCGGCCGCGCGGTCCCGTGGACACGGCACATCCTCGACGACCTCGGCTACGAGGGCCTCGCGGTCTGCGGCCAGGGGGCGCAGGTGTACGACGCCGGGCAGCACCGTCTGCTGACGTCGGTGACGCTGGACCGGCAGCTGGCCGGGGTGGCCCTGGCGAAGATCGAGGCAGAGGTCGGGCCGCTGTATCTCGCGGCGAGCCGGGACGGGCTGGACGGCGAGGTCCTGGTCGGGCCGGGCTACGCGGTCACGGGGGCGCTGCCGTCGATCCCGTTCACGGAGGCGTCGGATCTGTGGACGGCGCCGCTGAACAAGATCTACATCCAGCACCCTGAGCTGTCGGACGACGAGCTGGCGGAAGCCTCACGGCAGGCCGCGGGGGGATTCGTCACCGTCGCCATGGCCGGCGAGGGCATCGTCGAGTTGCTGCCGCTGGGATTGTCGAAGGCGACGGGGCTGTCGCTGGCCGCGCGCCGCCTGGGTGTGAAGGCCGCGGAAACGATTGCCTTCGGCGACATGCCGAATGACGTGCCGATGTTCGGCTGGGCGTCGTACGGGGTGGCGATGGCCAACGCCCATGCGGAGCTGAAGGCCGTGGCGGATGAGGTGACCGCGTCCAACGAGGAGGACGGGATCGCGGTGGTCCTGGAGCGTCTGCTCGGTTAGCTGACCGCCGTGGGCAGTCGTTCCGCAGGGCGATGGGGTCCCCCCCCCCGCTCGAGCGAAGCCGAGAGTGGAGGAGGGTGGGCACAGCCTGCAGCGCCGGGCGCCTCTCGACGTACTCCGAGCCCTGCACATCGGCCAAGTCACAGTGACAACGTCTCGCGGAGGATGCACGGATCGAACGTGCGCGGGCTTTTCAGGCCCGACCATGGCTTAGCAAGCCAGTGCCTTACCACTCGGCCAATCCTCCGGGAGGGCGGCCCACGCGAGAGCGACATCGCGTGCTCGAAGCGGCCGCCCCGGGCAGCGCCCCGTGCGGAGCGGGTTCGACGGTGGGGTAACTACACCGGAACTCGCCGCGGGCTGCCCTGTCGGGAGCTGTGCGTACTGCCGTGCATGGACATCGCGCAGCTCCTCTCCCAGAACGTGGCGCCGAACTCACCGCCCGGCGTCGTGGACACAACCACTGTGCCCGTACGACGAGTTGGGCGCCACTGAATTTAGAGGCGGCGGTGGGACCGCTACCGGCGCCACCGCCTGCGCCGACGGGACTTGCTGAAGAACCACCCCGCGGGCGGCTCGTCGGAGCGCCACGGCTGGGGCTCGGGCTTCTCCTCGCGCCAACGGGCGGCGAGCATCCGGGCACGGGCGGACGGCTCGGAGGTTTCGGCGGAGCGTATGAAGTCGTCGTCCAGGACCAACTCGTCCCAGGCGTCCCTCGACTCCGGCTGTCCCCCGCCCTGCGTCGACTCTCCTGCCATCCCCGGTGCCTCCCATTCGTGCGTCCCCCGTTGTGCCCAGTGTGCCCCGACAGGGGTGAAGTCCCTGTCAGAAGTCCCTGTCAGAAGTCCCTGTCAATAAGCGGTGCGTCTACTCCTCGCCCGCCAGCGTCAGCGACCGCAGCTTCTGCCCGGCGTACCAGGTGGCGAGTACGGTCACCACGACCAGCAGCACCGTGGCCGTCGTCAGTCCGACGTCCGAGGTCACCATGGATCCGCCGGCGACCTTGTGGGCGACGGCCAGCGACCACTGCTGGACGCTGAGCGTGCGCGCGCCGGAGACCAGGGAGCCGAACAGGGCCTCCCAGACCAGCGCGTAGACGAGTCCGAAGACCACCGCGTGCCGGGACACCGTGCCCAGCAGCAGGAAGAGCGCGGCGTACGCGATGGAGGCGACCAGTGCGGCGACCGTGTAGGCGACGGCGATCTGCTGGCCGTTGCCGTTGAGGATGAAGCCGGCGATCAGGGTCGGCACCGCCGAGAACACCATGGTCACGGCGATCGCGACGATCAGCTTGGTGAAGATGATCGTGGGGCGTTTCACCGGCTTGGACAGCAGATAGACAACGGAGCCGTCGTCGATCTCCGGGCCGATCGCTCCGGTGCCGGCGATGACGCCGATGATCGGCACCATGGTGGCGAGCGCGAGGCCGCCCAGCAGGTCCGCCGCGGTCTGATCGTCCGTGCCGACCAGGACGCGGACGATCACGGAGATCACGATGAGCAGTAGGGGCAGGGCGCCCAGAATGAGGGCCCTGCGACGGCCGAGCAGGGCCCGGTAGGTGAGTCGGGCGACTGTGGGGTCGTACATCTTCGGCCTCCTACGCCGCGACCAGATACGAGAACACGGACTCCAGGGACTCGTCGGACGGCGAGACCGCCAGCAGCCGGATGCCGTGGTCGCGGGCGACCTTGGGCAGCAGCGCGGTGAAGCGGCCGAAGTCGACGGCCTGGATGCGCAACGCGCCTTCCGCCAGGTCGACTTCGATGCCGGACGTCGACGAGTCGGAGATCAGCACGGCCGCGAGCGCGCGGTCGTCGCTGGAGCGCACCAGGTAGCGGTGCGGTCGGTCGGTCATCAGGCGGCGGATCTTGCGGAAGTCGCCGCTGGCCGCGTGCCGTCCGGCGACGACGACCTCGATGTGGCGGGCGAGTTGCTCGACCTCTTCGAGGATGTGGGACGAGAACAGGACCGTGCGGCCCTCGTCGCCCATTTTCCGCAGCAGGTCCATCAGCTGCATGCGCTGACGCGGGTCCATGCCGTTGAAGGGTTCGTCGAGGAGGAGGAGCGAGGGGTTGTGGACCAGGGCGCTGGCCATCTTCACGCGCTGCCGCATGCCCTTGGAGTACGTGGAGATCTTGCGGTCCTGCGCGTACTCCATCTCGACGGTGGCCAGGGCCTTCTGGGCGGCGTTGGCGCCGAGGCCGTGCAATTCGGCGTTGGCGACGACGAATTCGCGGCCGGTGAGGAAGTCGTACATCGCCTCGCGCTCGGGGACGATGCCGATCTGCTTGTAGATCTGCTCGTTGCGCCAGGTCGGCTGGCCGTCGAGGGTGACGGTGCCCGTTGAGGGGGCCAGGAAGCCGGCCATCATGTTGATGAGGGTGGACTTTCCGGCGCCGTTGGGGCCGAGGAGGCCGGTGACGCCGGGGCCGATCGTCATGGTGATGTCGTTGACGGCGACCACGTTGCCGAACCAGCGGGAGACGTGGTCGATGGAGAGCGTGGTCACAGTCCGACCTTTCGGTAGCGGCGCATCAGGAGGCCGTAGCAGGCGGCGATCAGGCCCAGGGTGACGAGGACGTAGACCACGCCCTCGCCATTGGACGGGCCGACGGCACCCGGGAAGGCCGATGAGGCTCCGAGGAACGCCGACTGCACTCCGTCGATGAGCGTGATCGGCGAGAACAGGCCGATCCAGGCGATGGCGTCGGTCGTGCCCTGTGCGTCGGCGATGGCCTGGAGCGTGGAGACGGCGCCGTAGGAGATGGTCAGGACGGCGATCACGGCGGCGATACCGAAGCCGCGGCGCGGGGTGACCGAGGCGATGACGAGGCCGATCCCGGCGAAGAGCAGTGAGAGCAGTGCCACGGCGACGAGTCCCTGGCCGAATCCCTTGGTCTGGTCGGCGAAGTCGAGTTTCGCCAGCAGCGCGCCCACATAGAGCACGATCAGCGGGGCGGCGGTGAGGATGAACATGGCCGAGGCGAGCGCCGCGTACTTGGCGCGTACGTAGTCGGCGGTCTCGATGGGCCGTGAGAAGTACAGCGGTACGGTCTTGAAGCGCAGGTCGCGGGAGACGGACTGGGGTGCCTGCGAGGCGACGTACAGGCTGATGACGGCCTGAAGGAAGATCGCGTATTCCGTGTAGTCGACGGGTAGTTTGCTGGCCTTCGTGGCGACCGCGACGGCGACCATGATGGCCGCGGGCACGCACATCACCACGAACAGCAGCATCGGCAGCACCTTGGACTTCACCGAGCGGCCGAGGCCGTAGGAGCCGCGCAGGGACTGCGAGTAGAGGGAGCGGGTGGCGTAGGAGCGGCCGAGGCGGGGGCCGTCGTAGTTGCGGTAGCCGATGTTGTGGATGCGGGTCTGGTCGCCCGGGGGTGCCGCTACGGGGTGCTCAACTGCCATGGCCGACGGCCTCCTTCCGCTGTGCGTCGGTGTCCTGGGAGGCCTCGTCCGTGAAGACCTCGGAGATGTGGTGCCTGCGCTGTTCCATGCGGACCAGGCCGAGGCCGAGGTCGGCCACCACGTCGCGGACGAGGTCGTAGGTCTCCTCGCCCTGCGCGGTCAGCAGCAGGATGTGACCGGCGCCCGGCAGGCCGCTCGCCGAGTCGAGGAGGTCCACCCCGCGCGCGTGCAGCGCCTCGCGCATCGCGCGGGTGCCGTCCGGGTGTTCGTCGGTGTCGGTGACCTCGACGGCGAGCGTCGTCGTGGTCTGGGTGAAGTCCGTGGTGGAGCTGGAGCGCAGGAGCTTGCCGCCGTCGACCACGACGACGTGGTCGCAGGTGCGCTCCAGTTCGCCCAGCAGGTGCGAGGTGACCAGGACGGAGATGCCGAAGTCGGTGTGGATCCTGCGGATCAGGCCGAGCATCTCGTCGCGGCCGACCGGGTCGAGGCCGTTGGTCGGCTCGTCCAGGAAGACCAGCTGCGGGTCGTGCACCAGGGCCTGGGCCAGCTTCACGCGCTGCTTCATGCCGGTCGAGTAGCCGCCGATGGGGCGGTAGCGCTCCTCGTACAGACCGACATGGCGCAGGGTGTCCGCGGTGCGCTCACGCGCGGCGGCGGGCGGGAGGCCGGACATGCGTGCCATGTGGACGACGAACTCGGTGGCCGAGACGTCCGGCGGCAGACAGTCGTGTTCCGGCATGTAGCCGACTCGCTCGCGGATCGCGGCGCCCTTGGTGGCGACGTCGAGTCCGAGCACTTCGGCACGGCCTTCGGTGGCAGGGGACAGACCCAGCAGGATCTTGATCAGTGTGGACTTGCCGGCTCCATTGGCTCCGACGAGTCCGGTCACACCGGGCCCGACGTCCACGGAGAGCCGGTCAAGCGCGGTCACCCGGGGGAACCGCTTGCTCAGGCTTTCGGTCGCGATCACAGTCACGTCTAAGACGGTAGTGACGCAAACCACTCCGGTCGTCAGACCCGAGAGCCGTCTTGGCGTCCCTCTGGAGTCGTACGGGGCCCTAGGGGTCACCCTGAGGTCGAACAACGCCGGCCGTCTTTTCCACATCGGCGGCGTTGTCCACAGGCGTGGGTGGGCCTATTGACGCAGCCTCCAACAACTGTCACATTCGCCAGTGTCAAGTTACGGACACGTACCGCGGTCAGCGTGGACAGGGTGGGGCGGTGTCGGATGACGACGGCTGTTGCAGATGAACGCGCCGCGGAGCTGCGGAAGTTCCGGACGGTGCAGCGCCTGGCGTACGAGTGCGCGGAGGCGGTCGCGGCCCGGTTGCAGCCGGGGGTGACCGAGCGCGAGGCGGCGCGGATGCAGCGCGAGTGGCTGCGTGAGCGGGGCGTGCGGGACTGGTTCCATCTGCCCTTCGCCTGGTTCGGCGACCGCACGGCGTTCGTGAACTTCCGCATCCCGCTGCAGTTCTTCCCCACCAACCGCCGACTCGAGCCCGGAATGCCGTTCATCCTGGACATGGCCCCGGTCTTCGAGGGCTGCACGGCGGACATCGGCTACTCCGGCTCGCTCGGCCTCAACCCGGTGCAGGACAAGCTGATGGCCGACCTGGAGGCGCACCGTGAGCTGATCCTGCGCGAGGTGCGCGAGCGCCGCCCGCTCAAGGAGATCTACGAGGACGTGGACCGGCTCATGGCCCGCCAGGGCTACGCCAACCGGCACCGCGCCTACCCGTTCGGCGTGATCGCCCACAAGGTGGACCGGGTCAAGGAGCGCCGCTGGTCGCCGCATGTGTTCGGGTTCGGCACGCAGTCCCTGAAGGGCCTGGCGAGCGACGCGCTGCACGGCCACCGCGAGGGCTGGTCGCCGCTGTGGTCGCCGTACCGCTTCTCCGACCACCCGCCGCAGCCGGGGCTGTGGGCGGTCGAACCCCATCTCGGCTTCCGGGGTACGGGCGCGAAGTTCGAGGAGATCCTGGTCGTCACCGACTCCAAGGACCCCGAGCAGAGCGCCTTCTGGCTGGACGACGATCTGCCGCACGTGCGGCGCTGGGCGGAGGACAAGTGACGGTGCTGAAGGGGGCGCGGGAGCGCCGGGTGCGGGTCGGCGGGGTCGAGCTGTGCGTCGCCGAGCTGGGGGACCCGGACCGGCCGACGGTCGTCCTCGTGCACGGCTACCCCGACAGCAAGGAGGTGTGGTCCGAGGTCGCCGCCGGACTCGCCGACCGCTTCCATGTCGTAGCGTACGACGTCCGGGGCCACGGCCGGTCCACGGCACCGCGGCCGCTGCGCGGCGGGTTCACGCTGGAGAAGCTGACGGACGACTTCCTGGCGGTCGTGGACGCGGTCAGCCCGGACCGGCCGGTGCATCTGGTGGGGCACGACTGGGGCTCGGTGCAGTCCTGGGAGTTCGTCACCGTCCAGCGCACCGAGGGGCGGATCGCGTCCTTCACCTCGGTGTCCGGGCCGTCCCTGGACCACTTCGGGCACTGGATCCACGCGCGCGTGAAGCGCCCCACCCCGCGCCGGGTCGGCCAGCTGCTGGGCCAGGGCGCCAAGTCCTGGTACGTGTATCTGCTGCACACGCCGGTCCTGCCCGAACTGGCCTGGCGCGGCCCCCTCGGCAAGAGCTGGCCGCGGATCCTGGAGCGCGTGGAGCGCGTACCCGGCGACGGCTACCCGACCTCCTCGCTCCCCAGGGACGCGGCCCACGGGGCATGGCTGTACCGGGACAACGTACGGCCGAGGCTGCGCAGGCCCCGCACGGACGCCTACGCGCACGCGCCCGTGCAGCTCATCACGCCCCTGGGCGACGCGTTCCTGTCGGAGAAGCTGTACGACGGACTGGAGGAGTGGGTTCCGCAGTTGACCCGCCGTACGCTCCCCGCGAAGCACTGGGTCCCGCGTTCCCGGCCCGACCAACTGACGGCGTGGGTCTCCGAGTTCGTGACCGCCGTCGAGGGCGGCAGACCGCAGATGAGCGCCACGGGCAGGCACGCGGACCGGTTCGGCGGGCAGCTCGTCCTGGTCACCGGCGCGGGCAGCGGCATCGGGCGGGCCACGGCGTTCGCGTTCGCCGAGGCGGGCGCGCGCGTGGTGTCCGTCGACCGGGACGCGGAGGCCGCGGCGCGCACCGCCGAGCTGTCCCGGCTGGTCGGCGCCCCCGAGGCGTGGGCGGAGACCGTCGACGTCTGTGACGAGCAGGCCATGGAGAAGCTCGCCGAGAAGGTCGCCGCCGAGTACGGCGTGGTGGACGTGCTGGTGAACAACGCCGGGATCGGCCTGTCCGGCTCCTTCCTGGACACCACCCCGGAGGACTGGAAGAAGGTCCTCGACGTCAACCTGTGGGGCGTGATCCACGGCTGCCGCCTGTTCGGGAAGCAGATGGCCGAGCGTGGACAGGGCGGCCACATCGTCAACACCGCGTCAGCGGCGGCGTACCAGCCCTCCAAGGCGCTGCCCGCGTACAGCACCTCCAAGGCGGCCGTGCTGATGCTGAGCGAGTGCCTGCGCGCGGAGCTGGCCGGACAGGGCATCGGCGTGACGGCGATATGCCCCGGCTTCATCAACACCAACATCACCTCCACCGCACGCTTCGCCGGGGTCGACGCCGCCGAGGAGAAGCGGCGCCAGAAGAAGTCCGCCCGTCTGTACGGGCTGCGGAACTACCCGCCGGAGAAGGTCGCCGACGCGATCCTGCGGGCGGTGGTGAAGAACCTGGCCGTCGTCCCGGTGACACCCGAGGCGCGCGGCGCGCACCTCATGTCCCGGTTCACGCCCCGCGCGCTGCGGGCCGTCGCCCGGCTGGAGCCACCGCTATGAGCGATCACCGGTACGCCATCACCCCACGCCGCGTGTCCTTCGACTGGACCCGCACACCACTGCACTGGATCCCCGGCGAGCCGACCGCGACCCACGTCATCAACGTGCTGCATCTGCTGCTGCCGGCGGGGGAGCGGTGGTTCGTGAAGGTCTTCAAGGAGGGCCTGCCGCTGGTGCGGGATCCCGAACTCCTGGCGGACGTCAAGGGGTTCATGGGGCAGGAGGCCACACACAGCGTGCAGCACTCGCATGTGCTCGACCACCTCAAGGCACAGCAGCTGGACACGGCGGAGTTCACCAAGTACGTCGACTTCCTCTTCGAGCGGCTGCTCGGCGAGCGCCCACCGCTCGGCGCACCCATACCGCAGCCGGAGTGGCTGCGCTGGCGGCTGGCCGTCGTCGCGGCGATCGAGCAGTTCACGGCGGTACTCGGCGACTGGGTGCTGGCCGCCGACGCCCTGGACCGGGCCGACGCCGACGAGGTCATGCTCGATCTGCTGCGCTGGCACGGCGCTGAGGAGGTCGAGCACCGAGCGGTCGCCTTCGACATGTACCAGCACTGCGGCGGCCCCGGTTCACCCCGCTACGCCCGCCGCCTCGCCGCGATGGCCGTCACCGCGCCGGTGATGCTCTACCTGTGGGTATGGGGCACGGCGTACCTGATACGTCACGATCCACAGCTCGCCGGCCGCCTGCGCTACTCCCTCGCCGAACACAACACGGCGGTCCGCAAGGGTCTGTTGCCTGCGTGGCGGGAGCTGGGTGCCGCGATCCCCCGCTACTTCAAGCGGTCGTACCACCCCTCGCAGGAAGGGTCGCTGAGCCGGGCGGTCGAGTATCTGCGGAGGTCACCGGCGGCGAGGGCGGCGGCATGAGCAAGGAGGGCGCCGGAGCCCGGGGGCCTGGCGCCGCAGCCGGGGCGGGGACCGCGCCCGCCTACCGGATCGAGGACCTCGCGCACCTCAGTGGCGCCACGGTCCGCACCATCCGTGCCTACCAGGACCGCGGCCTGCTCCCCCGCCCCGAGCGCCGTGGCCGGGCGAACGTGTACGGCGACGCGCATCTGGCCCGTCTGCGCCAGATCGCCGATCTCCTGGACCGCGGTTACACCCTGGCCTCCATCAAGGAGCTCCTGGAGGCCTGGGACGCCGGGCGGGGCCTCGGCGGCGTGCTCGGGCTGGTCGCCGAGGTCGACGGTCCGTGGACCGACGAGGAGGCGGTACGGATCTCTCGCGCCGAGCTGGACGAGCGGTTCGGCGGCTCCCCCGACGACGCGGCGGTCGCCGACGCGGTCGAACTCGGTGTGCTGGAGCCGGTGCCGGGCGACGGCGACTCGTTCCTCGTGCCCAGCCCTCAAGAACTCGCCGTGGCCGTCGAGTTGTACGCGGCCGGGGTCCCCCTGTCCGCGATCTCGGGACATCTGCGGGAGTTGAGGGGCCAGGTCGAGCACATCGCGGCCCGTTTCCTGGAGTTCACCACAGAGCACGTCTTCGCCCGCTACCTGGACGGACCGCACCGTCCGACCGACGCGGACGCCGCCGAGGCGGCCTCGCTCGTACGGCGTCTGCGACCCCTCGCCCGCCAGTCCGTGGACGCCGAACTCGCCCGCGCGATGCGCCTGTTCGCGGTGCGGCACCTGCGGCAGCACCTCGGCACGGGCGAGGCTCCGCAAGTGAGCGAGGAGTCACGGTCCGTGACGATTCCGGCGGGGACGATGCGAGCCGTGGAGAAGCTCGTTGGTCCGGGGAAGGCAGCCGAGTTCATCGCCCTGGCCGCCGAACGCGAGGTGCGAGCCCGCGCCTTGGACGATCTTGCCGCAAGTAGGGCCACACCAGTTGATCTTGACGAAACCCCTTGAATCGACGGCTCGTTGTCCACAGAGTCGCCAAATCCCCTGTGGATAACTTGACTTGGTTGTGGATCAAACATCCGGAGTCAACTCATTCGCGTGATCCACGTCTCTCGCGGCACCCTGAAGGCATGGACGAAAGACGCACCGTGAAGGTGTCGAAGTACCTCTCCAAGCATCTGCGCCATCAGCCTGAGCGGATGGGGCTCGTGCTCGACGAGGGCGGCTGGGTCGAGATCGAGACGCTGATGGCCGCGGCAGCCGCGCACGGCTTCCCTTTCACGCGGGACGAACTGGACCAAGTGGTCGCCGCCAACGACAAGAAACGCTTCGCGATCGAAGGCTCGCGGATCCGCGCCAGCCAGGGACACAGCGTCGAGGTCGACCTCGGACTGTCCCCGGCCACCCCGCCGCCGTACCTCTACCACGGGACCGTGGCCCGGAACCTGGACGCGATCC
This genomic window from Streptomyces sp. DG2A-72 contains:
- a CDS encoding ABC transporter permease subunit, encoding MYDPTVARLTYRALLGRRRALILGALPLLLIVISVIVRVLVGTDDQTAADLLGGLALATMVPIIGVIAGTGAIGPEIDDGSVVYLLSKPVKRPTIIFTKLIVAIAVTMVFSAVPTLIAGFILNGNGQQIAVAYTVAALVASIAYAALFLLLGTVSRHAVVFGLVYALVWEALFGSLVSGARTLSVQQWSLAVAHKVAGGSMVTSDVGLTTATVLLVVVTVLATWYAGQKLRSLTLAGEE
- a CDS encoding SDR family oxidoreductase — protein: MTVLKGARERRVRVGGVELCVAELGDPDRPTVVLVHGYPDSKEVWSEVAAGLADRFHVVAYDVRGHGRSTAPRPLRGGFTLEKLTDDFLAVVDAVSPDRPVHLVGHDWGSVQSWEFVTVQRTEGRIASFTSVSGPSLDHFGHWIHARVKRPTPRRVGQLLGQGAKSWYVYLLHTPVLPELAWRGPLGKSWPRILERVERVPGDGYPTSSLPRDAAHGAWLYRDNVRPRLRRPRTDAYAHAPVQLITPLGDAFLSEKLYDGLEEWVPQLTRRTLPAKHWVPRSRPDQLTAWVSEFVTAVEGGRPQMSATGRHADRFGGQLVLVTGAGSGIGRATAFAFAEAGARVVSVDRDAEAAARTAELSRLVGAPEAWAETVDVCDEQAMEKLAEKVAAEYGVVDVLVNNAGIGLSGSFLDTTPEDWKKVLDVNLWGVIHGCRLFGKQMAERGQGGHIVNTASAAAYQPSKALPAYSTSKAAVLMLSECLRAELAGQGIGVTAICPGFINTNITSTARFAGVDAAEEKRRQKKSARLYGLRNYPPEKVADAILRAVVKNLAVVPVTPEARGAHLMSRFTPRALRAVARLEPPL
- the serS gene encoding serine--tRNA ligase, with the protein product MIDLRLLREDPDRVRASQRARGEDVALVDSLLSADERRRSSGVRFDELRAEQKALGKLIPKASGDEKAELLKKASQLAADVKAADAERDAAAAETQELLLRLGNLVHPDVPVGGEEDFVELETHGTIRDFGAEGFEPKDHLELGQLLGAIDVERGAKVSGSRFYFLTGVGALLELALVNAAIAQATAAGFTPMLTPALVRPQSMAGTGFLGQAAQDVYHLANDDLYLVGTSEVPLAAYHMDEIIDADRLPLRYAGFSPCFRREAGSHGKDTRGIFRVHQFDKVEMFSYVAPEDSQAEHQRLLEWEKQWLTSLELPFRVIDVATGDLGSSAARKFDCEAWIPTQGKYRELTSTSDCTEFQSRRLSIRFRDGKQVKPLATLNGTLCAVPRTIVAILENHQQADGSVHVPEVLRPYLGGREVLEPVAK
- a CDS encoding ABC transporter permease, translated to MAVEHPVAAPPGDQTRIHNIGYRNYDGPRLGRSYATRSLYSQSLRGSYGLGRSVKSKVLPMLLFVVMCVPAAIMVAVAVATKASKLPVDYTEYAIFLQAVISLYVASQAPQSVSRDLRFKTVPLYFSRPIETADYVRAKYAALASAMFILTAAPLIVLYVGALLAKLDFADQTKGFGQGLVAVALLSLLFAGIGLVIASVTPRRGFGIAAVIAVLTISYGAVSTLQAIADAQGTTDAIAWIGLFSPITLIDGVQSAFLGASSAFPGAVGPSNGEGVVYVLVTLGLIAACYGLLMRRYRKVGL
- a CDS encoding M24 family metallopeptidase, which codes for MTTAVADERAAELRKFRTVQRLAYECAEAVAARLQPGVTEREAARMQREWLRERGVRDWFHLPFAWFGDRTAFVNFRIPLQFFPTNRRLEPGMPFILDMAPVFEGCTADIGYSGSLGLNPVQDKLMADLEAHRELILREVRERRPLKEIYEDVDRLMARQGYANRHRAYPFGVIAHKVDRVKERRWSPHVFGFGTQSLKGLASDALHGHREGWSPLWSPYRFSDHPPQPGLWAVEPHLGFRGTGAKFEEILVVTDSKDPEQSAFWLDDDLPHVRRWAEDK
- a CDS encoding ABC transporter ATP-binding protein; this translates as MIATESLSKRFPRVTALDRLSVDVGPGVTGLVGANGAGKSTLIKILLGLSPATEGRAEVLGLDVATKGAAIRERVGYMPEHDCLPPDVSATEFVVHMARMSGLPPAAARERTADTLRHVGLYEERYRPIGGYSTGMKQRVKLAQALVHDPQLVFLDEPTNGLDPVGRDEMLGLIRRIHTDFGISVLVTSHLLGELERTCDHVVVVDGGKLLRSSSTTDFTQTTTTLAVEVTDTDEHPDGTRAMREALHARGVDLLDSASGLPGAGHILLLTAQGEETYDLVRDVVADLGLGLVRMEQRRHHISEVFTDEASQDTDAQRKEAVGHGS
- a CDS encoding HAD family hydrolase, translating into MSAGFPYRLIATDLDGTLLRSDESVSRRTREALAAATEAGAAHIVVTGRAVPWTRHILDDLGYEGLAVCGQGAQVYDAGQHRLLTSVTLDRQLAGVALAKIEAEVGPLYLAASRDGLDGEVLVGPGYAVTGALPSIPFTEASDLWTAPLNKIYIQHPELSDDELAEASRQAAGGFVTVAMAGEGIVELLPLGLSKATGLSLAARRLGVKAAETIAFGDMPNDVPMFGWASYGVAMANAHAELKAVADEVTASNEEDGIAVVLERLLG
- a CDS encoding metal-dependent hydrolase is translated as MSDHRYAITPRRVSFDWTRTPLHWIPGEPTATHVINVLHLLLPAGERWFVKVFKEGLPLVRDPELLADVKGFMGQEATHSVQHSHVLDHLKAQQLDTAEFTKYVDFLFERLLGERPPLGAPIPQPEWLRWRLAVVAAIEQFTAVLGDWVLAADALDRADADEVMLDLLRWHGAEEVEHRAVAFDMYQHCGGPGSPRYARRLAAMAVTAPVMLYLWVWGTAYLIRHDPQLAGRLRYSLAEHNTAVRKGLLPAWRELGAAIPRYFKRSYHPSQEGSLSRAVEYLRRSPAARAAA
- a CDS encoding ABC transporter ATP-binding protein, encoding MTTLSIDHVSRWFGNVVAVNDITMTIGPGVTGLLGPNGAGKSTLINMMAGFLAPSTGTVTLDGQPTWRNEQIYKQIGIVPEREAMYDFLTGREFVVANAELHGLGANAAQKALATVEMEYAQDRKISTYSKGMRQRVKMASALVHNPSLLLLDEPFNGMDPRQRMQLMDLLRKMGDEGRTVLFSSHILEEVEQLARHIEVVVAGRHAASGDFRKIRRLMTDRPHRYLVRSSDDRALAAVLISDSSTSGIEVDLAEGALRIQAVDFGRFTALLPKVARDHGIRLLAVSPSDESLESVFSYLVAA